In Mixophyes fleayi isolate aMixFle1 chromosome 4, aMixFle1.hap1, whole genome shotgun sequence, the following proteins share a genomic window:
- the ZNF703 gene encoding zinc finger protein 703, with product MNCSPLGSSTETDNQSCPSPAPLPSLAPGHPLRQANRLPIRVLKMLTAHTGHLLHPEYLQPLSSTPVSPIELDAKKSPLALLAQTCSQIGKPDPPPSSKLNSVTSSGLSEKESSRNSSLKLGESPLDDKSSFKPYSKGGESRKESGSSNGGAADKAGFRVPSGSCQPFPPHAPSPSSRVSSPGQHCDSKNNDNQEKKEPEVIKLSSEVSQADRTLTRASVSNSSAESSQSGDITPSSKSEPPSLGSGHVAPVSPYKPGHSVFPLPPSGIGYHGSIVGAYAGYPSQFVPGLDHTKSSLVGNQLSGTLGLPGKPPSSSPLTGASPPSFMQGLCRDPYCLSYHNASHLGSSSCSTCVHDPSALKSGYPLVYPSHPLHSVHTTMSSSVTPSLSGHPLYTYGFMLPNDPVPHICNWVSASGPCDKRFSTSEELLSHLRTHTALPGADKLLAGYPTSGLGSAASCHLHLPPTGPGSPTTLPGSLSLRSPHTLGLSRYHPYGKSHLTPNGLPMPSLPAGSYYSPYALYGQRLTSASALGYQ from the exons ATGAACTGTTCTCCCCTTGGATCTAGCACTGAGACAGACAACCAGAGCTGCCCATCTCCAGCACCACTGCCATCTCTAGCACCAGGTCACCCTTTGCGCCAGGCGAACAGACTGCCCATCAGGGTGCTCAAAATGCTGACTGCACATACAGGACACTTACTGCACCCGGAGTACCTGCAGCCTCTCTCCTCCACCCCTGTCAGCCCTATAGAG tTGGATGCTAAGAAAAGTCCACTCGCCTTATTGGCTCAGACCTGCTCTCAGATTGGAAAGCCAGATCCCCCTCCATCCTCCAAACTGAACTCTGTGACTTCCAGTGGTCTCAGTGAAAAGGAGAGCAGCCGTAACTCCTCGCTGAAGCTGGGAGAGTCTCCTCTAGACGATAAGTCCAGCTTCAAACCCTACTCAAAAGGAGGAGAGTCAAGAAAGGAAAGTGGATCTTCAAATGGCGGTGCTGCGGACAAGGCAGGATTTAGGGTACCTAGTGGCTCTTGTCAACCTTTTCCCCCCCATGCACCGTCACCATCCTCAAGGGTGAGCTCCCCGGGACAGCACTGTGACTCTAAAAATAACGACAACCAAGAGAAAAAAGAGCCTGAAGTTATTAAACTCAGTTCAGAGGTGTCCCAAGCCGACCGCACTCTTACAAGAGCCAGTGTCAGCAATTCTAGTGCAGAGTCCAGCCAAAGCGGGGACATTACCCCCAGCAGCAAATCTGAGCCACCCTCCCTTGGATCTGGCCATGTGGCCCCAGTTTCTCCCTACAAACCTGGACACTCTGTCTTCCCTCTTCCACCATCTGGCATCGGATACCATGGATCCATAGTGGGCGCCTATGCTGGATACCCATCCCAGTTTGTCCCTGGGCTGGATCACACCAAATCAAGCCTGGTTGGAAATCAGCTGTCTGGGACTTTAGGTTTGCCAGGGAAACCACCCAGCTCCAGTCCTCTAACTGGTGCCTCTCCTCCTTCATTTATGCAAGGATTATGCAGGGACCCATATTGCCTGAGCTACCACAATGCCTCCCACCTCGGCTCTAGCAGTTGTTCCACCTGTGTGCATGATCCATCTGCCCTAAAGTCTGGATATCCTTTAGTTTATCCCAGTCACCCTCTCCATTCAGTGCACACCACAATGTCTTCCAgtgtcaccccctccttgtctggCCATCCTCTCTACACATATGGCTTTATGCTCCCAAATGACCCAGTCCCCCACATATGCAACTGGGTGTCTGCCAGTGGACCTTGTGACAAAAGATTTTCCACGTCAGAAGAACTTCTTTCCCACTTACGGACTCACACAGCCTTGCCCGGGGCTGACAAACTTTTGGCCGGGTACCCTACATCTGGTTTGGGTTCTGCTGCTTCCTGCCACCTCCACCTTCCTCCAACGGGACCAGGAAGTCCTACCACATTGCCGGGGTCTCTGTCTTTAAGGAGTCCACATACTTTGGGACTAAGTAGGTATCATCCTTACGGAAAGAGCCACCTAACACCTAATGGTCTCCCAATGCCCTCATTACCAGCGGGCTCTTACTACTCACCATATGCTCTATATGGACAGAGGTTAACGTCAGCTTCAGCGCTAGGATATCAGTAA